A region of Panicum virgatum strain AP13 chromosome 8N, P.virgatum_v5, whole genome shotgun sequence DNA encodes the following proteins:
- the LOC120686562 gene encoding basic proline-rich protein-like, whose translation PQHPPPPPPEKRSPPPPAPSGSNSPKSPFEQSLVKTPPSPPEKSTAASPPPPASPPPSPPPTSQSPPPPSPSSPPPSPPPATPPPQSSTPPSSRQSPPESSTEPPPTSSGTAATPPPPQTAPSGSGSKTPPSTPHEAPPTPATPPDTDAQPRPSQGTPSSATKMLPPPMALTVIMPGSGTPAGMWTGPPGSAATAPPLGPPAGSSGGSSLKTEELIGLSVGGLILTLASLFIFLCFSNSRGRKQRHNAVVPERECPPASIDD comes from the coding sequence cctcagcacccgccgccgccgccgccggagaagcGGTCCCCACCGCCTCCGGCGCCTTCAGGCAGCAACAGCCCGAAGTCGCCGTTCGAGCAATCTTTGGTAAAGACGCCTCCGAGTCCGCCGGAGAAGTCGACGGCGGCGTCCCCGCCTCCCCCTGCTTCgcctccgccctcgccgccgccgacgagccagtcccctcctcccccttccccgtcgtcgccgcccccgtcacctcctccagcgacgccgccgccccagtcATCAACGCCACCGTCGTCGCGCCAATCGCCTCCGGAATCGAGCACGGAGCCGCCACCCACATCCTCAGGGACAGCCGCGACCCCTCCACCTCCCCAAACTGCCCCGTCAGGCTCCGGGTCAAAGACACCGCCGTCGACACCGCACGAGGCGCCGCCGACACCGGCAACGCCGCCAGACACCGACGCCCAGCCGCGTCCGTCCCAGGGGACTCCTTCCTCGGCGACGAAGATGCTGCCTCCTCCAATGGCCCTGACGGTGATCATGCCAGGCTCCGGCACACCTGCGGGCATGTGGACGGGCCCGCCTGGCTCCGCTGCGACCGCTCCGCCGCTGGGCCCCCCGGCCGGAAGCTCCGGCGGCAGCAGCTTGAAGACCGAGGAGCTCATCGGGCTCTCCGTGGGCGGGCTGATCCTGACACTGGCCTCGTTGTTCATCTTCCTGTGCTTCAGCAACAGCCGGGGGAGGAAGCAGCGGCACAACGCCGTCGTGCCGGAACGTGAGTGCCCGCCGGCCAGCATTGATGATTGA